The nucleotide sequence TCCCTCGAGGGCCCGGGCGGCTACCATCTCCACATCGACAAGGACGGCAAAGTGAAGGAATCCCGCGGCGGCGCGCACTAAGCCGGCTGACCCTCAACTCTCAGCTCTCAACTCTCACCTTTTCTCATGAGCAGTCACGCGGCCTCAGGCGCCATTGATCATCATCACGACCACACGACGTCGACCGGCATTCCGAACAAGAAGCTCCTTTGGTGGGCCTTCCTCGCCTCGGACTGCATGTTCTTCGGCGCGCTGATCTCGACCCACCTCGTCTACCGCCTGAACCCGCCCCCGGGCAACGCGGTCCCGACCCAGGTCTTCAACATCGAGCTCACGTCGTTCTCGACGTTCATCCTGCTCATGTCGTCGCTGCTCATGGCCCTCGCCGTGAACGCCATCCAGCGCGGCAACCTCAAGAGCACGCGCACCATGCTGCTCGGCACGATGTTCTTCGGCTGCATCTTCCTCGGCGGCCAGGTCTACGAGTTCGAGCACTTCGTCCATGTGTACAACATGACGCTCTCGAACAGCATCTTCGGCTCGACCTTCTACACCCTCACCGGCACCCACGGCACCCACGTCGCCATCGGCGTGCTGCTCCTGGGCATGATGTACGTCCGCACCTTCAAGCCCACCCACGGCAACGGTCTCCTGAAGAACTTCGTCCACCTCGCCGCCGTCTGCGTGGTGATGGGCGTTTCCTTCATC is from Lacunisphaera limnophila and encodes:
- a CDS encoding cytochrome c oxidase subunit 3, which gives rise to MSSHAASGAIDHHHDHTTSTGIPNKKLLWWAFLASDCMFFGALISTHLVYRLNPPPGNAVPTQVFNIELTSFSTFILLMSSLLMALAVNAIQRGNLKSTRTMLLGTMFFGCIFLGGQVYEFEHFVHVYNMTLSNSIFGSTFYTLTGTHGTHVAIGVLLLGMMYVRTFKPTHGNGLLKNFVHLAAVCVVMGVSFIWLVPGGIEMVYGLAPAEFFKEAGIPLAVGAAALALTFWLGRDTGAVEFGEKNAGDIEAIGLYWHFVDIVWIIIFTAVYLLEYL